The following proteins are co-located in the Polymorphospora rubra genome:
- a CDS encoding M56 family metallopeptidase, with amino-acid sequence MVQAVHFAASLLACYVTAQVLLRVGWLGRSWTWRSPRVAIVCWQALGLAFGLSAIGLPMALGLAPYGTGTGVALWMLATDLVGGRLPAGLTALHLGLVGVGFGVAATLLGTLARSLLGALRAQRRHRDLLTLVARADPAVPGALVLDHPSAAAYCLPGVRPRVVVSAGTLSLLDRSQLAAVLSHERAHADERHDLVLLPFTALCRALPWVRWVRTAHDEVALLVEMRADDKARRLHADEPLAAALLRFATAPSRVTPAGALGIADSHLDARVRRLRVTARPPRLRVASALGVATLLVSIPVTLFVS; translated from the coding sequence GTGGTCCAGGCCGTCCACTTCGCCGCGTCGCTCCTGGCCTGCTACGTCACGGCCCAGGTGCTGCTGCGTGTCGGCTGGTTGGGCCGTTCGTGGACGTGGCGCAGTCCGCGGGTGGCGATCGTGTGTTGGCAGGCGCTCGGCCTGGCGTTCGGGCTGTCGGCGATCGGCCTGCCGATGGCGCTGGGGCTGGCGCCGTACGGGACCGGTACCGGCGTGGCCCTGTGGATGCTGGCGACCGACCTCGTCGGCGGCCGGCTGCCGGCGGGGCTAACCGCGCTGCACCTGGGGCTGGTCGGGGTCGGGTTCGGGGTGGCCGCGACGCTGCTCGGGACGCTGGCCCGCAGCCTGCTCGGCGCGTTGCGCGCCCAGCGCCGGCACCGCGACCTGCTGACCCTGGTGGCGCGTGCCGATCCGGCGGTGCCCGGTGCGCTGGTGCTCGACCATCCGAGCGCGGCGGCCTACTGCCTGCCCGGCGTACGGCCCCGCGTGGTGGTCAGCGCGGGCACGCTCTCCCTGCTCGACCGGTCACAGCTCGCGGCGGTGCTCAGCCACGAACGGGCCCATGCCGACGAGCGGCACGACCTGGTGCTGCTGCCGTTCACCGCGCTGTGCCGGGCGCTGCCGTGGGTGCGCTGGGTGCGTACGGCGCACGACGAGGTGGCGCTGCTGGTGGAGATGCGCGCCGACGACAAGGCGCGGCGGCTGCACGCCGACGAGCCGCTGGCGGCGGCGTTGCTGCGGTTCGCGACCGCGCCGTCGCGGGTGACCCCGGCCGGGGCGCTCGGCATCGCCGACAGCCATCTCGACGCCCGGGTACGCCGGCTGCGGGTGACCGCCCGGCCGCCGCGGCTGCGGGTGGCGTCGGCGTTGGGGGTGGCCACGCTACTGGTGTCAATACCGGTCACCCTCTTCGTCTCCTGA
- a CDS encoding BlaI/MecI/CopY family transcriptional regulator has protein sequence MMRLGDLERAVMDVLWDRVPAADGRVGVSVREVAEALHDRELAYTTVMTVLDRLAGKGMVEREREGRAWSYRPAATREAYIAQLMLDALDLAGSRDAALVRFARSVTGTEADVLRAALAAEAEPAMADDVADRRG, from the coding sequence GTGATGCGACTGGGTGACCTCGAACGGGCCGTGATGGACGTGTTGTGGGACCGGGTCCCGGCCGCTGACGGGCGGGTCGGGGTGAGTGTCCGTGAGGTCGCCGAGGCGCTGCACGACCGTGAACTGGCCTACACGACGGTGATGACCGTCCTCGACCGGCTGGCCGGCAAGGGCATGGTGGAGCGGGAGCGCGAGGGCCGGGCCTGGAGCTACCGGCCGGCCGCGACCCGGGAGGCCTACATCGCCCAGCTGATGCTGGACGCGCTCGACCTGGCCGGCAGCCGGGACGCGGCCCTGGTCCGGTTCGCCAGGTCGGTGACCGGGACCGAGGCCGACGTGCTGCGGGCGGCGCTGGCCGCCGAGGCCGAGCCGGCCATGGCGGACGACGTCGCGGACCGGCGGGGCTGA
- the cydD gene encoding thiol reductant ABC exporter subunit CydD: MSNRRPFDPRLLRRVPATRRHLAVLGLLGVGAAALIITQATALATVLAEAIHGRLDRAALAVFVATVAARAGLVWAQGVVAARSAAAVKAALRVDLLDAVGRRGPGWLAGQRAGTIATLTGRGLDALDAYFTGYLPQLVLSVTVPIAVLARLTFADWSSALIVAVTLPLIPIFGALLGWQAQAATERQWRRLSRLGGHFLDMVAGLPTLRAFGRARAQVDVVRRMADGHRRATMSTLRIAFLSALVLELVATLSVALVAVPIGLRLLGGGLTLQTALLVLLLTPEAYLPLRAAGSRFHASMEGLTALDEALTLSTRETPGAGPGATTTARGTAAAGESVPAPAPDAAIRLESVTVDYGRTIALRDVSLTIRPGERIAVVGPSGAGKSTLLGLLLGFVTPTDGRVVVGGAEARSASPGDQILVDAAGPTGVDLDAWRGRIAWVPQRAHLFAASLADNIRLGHPDAPADAVRRAVRAANLDDVVAGLPDGLDTLLGERGHGLSSGQRQRVALARAFLRVEFAGPAPLILLDEPTARLDGAAEAVVLDATRRLVAGRTALLVAHRPALLREADRVLRVDDGRVRELTAVRPAPDVVATA, translated from the coding sequence GTGAGCAACCGCCGCCCCTTCGATCCGCGCCTGCTGCGCCGGGTCCCCGCGACCCGGCGCCACCTGGCCGTGCTCGGACTCCTGGGGGTCGGCGCCGCCGCACTGATCATCACGCAGGCGACCGCGCTCGCGACCGTGCTGGCCGAGGCGATCCACGGCCGGCTGGACCGCGCCGCGCTCGCCGTCTTCGTCGCCACCGTCGCCGCCCGGGCCGGGCTGGTCTGGGCGCAGGGCGTGGTCGCCGCGCGCAGCGCCGCCGCCGTCAAGGCCGCGCTGCGGGTCGACCTGCTCGACGCCGTCGGGCGGCGCGGGCCGGGCTGGCTCGCCGGCCAGCGGGCCGGCACCATCGCCACCCTGACCGGCCGCGGCCTGGACGCGCTCGACGCCTACTTCACCGGCTACCTGCCCCAACTGGTGCTCAGCGTCACCGTGCCGATCGCGGTGCTGGCCCGGCTGACGTTCGCCGACTGGAGTTCGGCGCTGATCGTCGCGGTCACCCTGCCCCTGATCCCGATCTTCGGCGCGCTGCTCGGCTGGCAGGCCCAGGCCGCGACCGAACGGCAGTGGCGCCGGCTGTCCCGGCTCGGCGGGCACTTCCTCGACATGGTCGCCGGCCTGCCCACGCTGCGCGCCTTCGGCCGGGCCCGGGCCCAGGTCGACGTCGTACGCCGGATGGCCGACGGCCACCGCCGGGCCACGATGAGCACCCTGCGCATCGCGTTCCTGTCGGCGCTGGTGCTGGAACTGGTCGCCACGCTGTCGGTGGCGCTGGTCGCCGTACCGATCGGGCTACGACTGCTCGGCGGTGGGCTGACCCTGCAGACCGCGCTGCTGGTGCTGCTCCTCACCCCCGAGGCCTACCTGCCGCTGCGGGCCGCCGGCAGCCGCTTCCACGCCAGCATGGAGGGGCTGACCGCGCTCGACGAGGCACTCACCCTGTCCACCCGGGAGACGCCCGGGGCCGGGCCGGGAGCCACCACCACCGCCCGGGGCACGGCCGCTGCCGGGGAGTCCGTACCCGCCCCGGCGCCGGACGCCGCGATCCGGCTGGAGTCGGTGACCGTCGACTACGGACGCACCATCGCCCTGCGCGACGTCTCGCTGACCATCCGGCCCGGCGAACGGATCGCGGTCGTCGGCCCCAGCGGAGCCGGCAAGAGCACCCTGCTCGGCCTGCTGCTCGGGTTCGTCACCCCGACCGACGGACGGGTCGTCGTCGGCGGCGCCGAAGCGCGATCCGCGTCGCCCGGCGATCAGATACTCGTCGACGCCGCCGGCCCCACCGGTGTCGACCTGGACGCCTGGCGGGGACGGATCGCCTGGGTGCCGCAGCGCGCCCACCTGTTCGCCGCCTCGCTCGCCGACAACATCCGGCTCGGCCACCCCGACGCGCCGGCCGACGCCGTACGGCGGGCGGTCCGGGCCGCGAATCTCGACGATGTCGTGGCCGGCCTGCCCGACGGGCTCGACACCCTGCTCGGCGAGCGCGGCCACGGCCTGTCCAGCGGGCAGCGGCAGCGGGTCGCCCTGGCCCGCGCCTTCCTCCGGGTCGAGTTCGCCGGCCCCGCGCCGCTGATCCTGCTCGACGAGCCCACCGCCCGCCTCGACGGCGCCGCCGAGGCGGTCGTCCTCGACGCCACCCGCCGTCTGGTGGCCGGCCGGACCGCGCTGCTCGTCGCCCACCGGCCGGCGCTACTGCGGGAGGCCGACCGGGTGCTGCGGGTCGACGACGGAAGGGTCCGCGAACTCACCGCCGTCCGTCCGGCGCCCGACGTGGTGGCGACCGCATGA
- a CDS encoding cytochrome ubiquinol oxidase subunit I translates to MDPLLLARLQFAMTTTAHFLFVLVTLGLVTLLVYLQTAWFVTRKPEYERLLRFWGTLYLVNYVLGIGTGIVLEFQFGLNWSGLSRYVGNVFGAPLAMETLVAFFLESTFLGMWIFGWHRLRRGVHLALIWGVALTAYLSAFWVMVANAWLQNPVGYRVEDGVAHLTDFGALLTNPTLGSALGHVVTAALVTGGMLMAGVSAWHLIRRTPDHALFRRSLRIGLVTAAAATIALVGFGFAQFVVIGTTQPTKLGGAPADSAALIDDWTARFGPGDYSPPAWTGVPLELMILIGFGLLLLAVLVPLCWRDYLIRLRFPLYLLLLAVPLPFVASILGWITREVGRQPWAVYGLLSTADAVTPASAGLMLTSLIGFTLLLGTLVVANWIIFVRYAARGAHADLALGRPVDAPPPATPRPDPALV, encoded by the coding sequence ATGGACCCGCTGCTCCTCGCGCGCCTTCAGTTCGCCATGACGACCACGGCGCACTTCCTCTTCGTGTTGGTGACGCTCGGCCTGGTGACCCTGCTCGTCTACCTCCAGACCGCCTGGTTCGTGACCCGCAAACCCGAGTACGAACGGCTGCTCCGCTTCTGGGGCACCCTCTACCTGGTCAACTACGTCCTCGGCATCGGCACGGGCATCGTGCTGGAGTTCCAGTTCGGGCTCAACTGGAGCGGGCTGTCCCGCTACGTCGGCAACGTCTTCGGCGCGCCGCTGGCGATGGAGACGCTGGTGGCGTTCTTCCTCGAATCGACGTTCCTCGGCATGTGGATCTTCGGATGGCACCGGCTGCGGCGAGGCGTACACCTCGCGTTGATCTGGGGCGTCGCGCTGACCGCGTACCTGTCGGCGTTCTGGGTGATGGTCGCCAACGCCTGGCTGCAGAACCCGGTCGGCTACCGGGTCGAGGACGGCGTCGCGCACCTCACCGACTTCGGCGCCCTGCTCACCAACCCCACGCTGGGCAGCGCGCTCGGGCACGTCGTGACCGCCGCGCTGGTGACCGGCGGGATGCTGATGGCCGGGGTGAGCGCCTGGCACCTGATCCGGCGTACCCCCGACCATGCGCTGTTCCGGCGGTCGCTGCGGATCGGCCTGGTCACCGCGGCCGCCGCCACCATCGCCCTGGTCGGCTTCGGCTTCGCGCAGTTCGTCGTGATCGGCACCACCCAGCCCACCAAGCTCGGCGGTGCCCCGGCCGACAGCGCCGCGCTGATCGACGACTGGACCGCCCGGTTCGGGCCTGGCGACTACTCGCCACCGGCCTGGACCGGCGTCCCGCTCGAACTCATGATCCTGATCGGATTCGGTCTGCTGCTCCTCGCCGTGCTCGTGCCGCTCTGCTGGCGGGACTACCTCATCCGGCTCCGGTTCCCGCTCTACCTGCTGCTGCTCGCCGTACCGCTGCCGTTCGTCGCCTCGATCCTCGGCTGGATCACCCGCGAGGTCGGCCGCCAGCCCTGGGCGGTCTACGGGCTGCTCAGCACCGCCGACGCGGTCACCCCGGCCAGCGCGGGACTCATGCTCACCTCGCTGATCGGCTTCACCCTGCTGCTCGGCACGCTCGTCGTCGCCAACTGGATCATCTTCGTCCGGTACGCCGCCCGGGGCGCCCACGCCGACCTCGCCCTCGGCCGGCCGGTCGACGCCCCGCCGCCCGCCACGCCGCGCCCCGACCCGGCACTCGTCTGA
- a CDS encoding aldehyde dehydrogenase family protein gives MSERQRVAVRKTYKLFVGGKFPRSESGRSYLVQDSNVALASRKDARDAVVAARAAVKGWSGATAYNRGQILYRIAEMLEGRRDQFVGLGLPADEVDEAIDRWVWYAGWADKIAQVHGGANPVAGPYFNLSAPEPTGVVAVVAPSTPALLGLVSVVAPAIVTGNTVVLLAAEEQPLAAVTLAEVLATSDLPGGVVNILTGRVAETAPWLAAHLDVNAVDLTGVTDPGFAADLERAAAGNLKRVVRPPATAPDWSADPGVHRMTAFLETKTVWHPRGI, from the coding sequence ATGTCTGAACGGCAGCGGGTGGCGGTGCGTAAGACGTACAAGCTGTTCGTCGGCGGGAAGTTCCCGCGCAGCGAGTCGGGACGGTCGTATCTGGTGCAGGACTCGAACGTGGCGCTGGCCTCGCGCAAGGATGCCCGGGACGCGGTCGTCGCGGCGCGGGCGGCGGTGAAGGGCTGGTCCGGGGCGACCGCCTACAACCGGGGGCAGATCCTCTACCGGATCGCCGAGATGCTGGAGGGCCGCCGCGACCAGTTCGTCGGCCTGGGGTTGCCGGCGGACGAGGTCGACGAGGCGATCGACCGCTGGGTCTGGTACGCCGGCTGGGCTGACAAGATCGCCCAGGTGCACGGCGGGGCCAACCCGGTCGCCGGCCCGTACTTCAACCTGTCGGCGCCGGAGCCGACCGGGGTGGTGGCGGTCGTCGCGCCGTCGACGCCGGCGCTGCTCGGTCTGGTCAGCGTCGTCGCGCCGGCGATCGTGACCGGCAACACGGTGGTGCTGCTGGCCGCCGAGGAGCAGCCGCTGGCCGCGGTCACCCTGGCCGAGGTGCTGGCCACCTCCGACCTGCCGGGCGGCGTCGTCAACATCCTGACCGGGCGGGTCGCCGAGACCGCGCCGTGGCTGGCGGCGCACCTGGACGTCAACGCCGTCGACCTGACCGGGGTGACCGATCCGGGATTCGCCGCCGACCTGGAGCGGGCCGCGGCCGGGAACCTCAAGCGGGTGGTCCGCCCGCCGGCGACCGCACCGGACTGGTCCGCCGACCCGGGCGTACACCGGATGACGGCGTTCCTGGAGACCAAGACGGTCTGGCATCCCCGGGGGATCTGA
- a CDS encoding glycosyltransferase gives MRVVHFTDTYLPRRDGVVTSVRTLADALADRGHPGLTVVPRHPDQPDEPALLRLPAIPCGIANLRLSPWLLRSAPAAGTLAAIAATEPDIVHVHTPGPLGLLGVLAARQLGLPLVQTYHTDLEAYADAYRVPVPALRGAVRLYARRLGVPRPPARPGAPTRPADRRRDALDRTNTLLLGDADAVVVPTRAVLDRISLPVPDDRIFLVPTGVAPRPTTAAAATAFRARHGLGPNHRVVLFVGRVNREKGVDLLVSAFTRIAAGNPDARLVLVGAVVEPRWLTAVLRALGNDIAARIILTGQQPPEEVAAAYRAADVFAFPSLTDTQALVLQEAALAALPAVLVDPGLHRHGPLAGAAVRTDPDPDSFAAGIRGLLDHPDTARRTGRQAAVNAGRHTPARYADAMCDVYAHASTRAGAVRAGRLSDRGRTRS, from the coding sequence ATGCGCGTGGTGCACTTCACCGACACCTACCTGCCCCGACGCGACGGGGTCGTCACCTCGGTACGCACCCTCGCCGACGCCCTCGCCGACCGCGGCCACCCCGGCCTGACCGTCGTGCCCCGGCACCCCGACCAGCCCGACGAACCCGCCCTGCTGCGCCTGCCCGCCATCCCGTGCGGCATCGCGAACCTGCGGCTGTCACCCTGGCTGCTACGCTCGGCACCCGCCGCCGGCACCCTGGCCGCCATCGCCGCCACCGAGCCCGACATCGTGCACGTGCACACCCCCGGCCCGCTCGGACTGCTCGGAGTGCTCGCCGCCCGGCAACTCGGGCTGCCGCTGGTGCAGACGTACCACACCGACCTGGAGGCGTACGCCGACGCGTACCGGGTGCCCGTCCCCGCCCTGCGCGGCGCCGTCCGGCTCTACGCCCGCCGGCTCGGCGTACCCCGGCCACCGGCCCGGCCCGGGGCACCGACCCGCCCCGCCGACCGGCGCCGGGACGCCCTCGACCGGACCAACACCCTGCTGCTCGGCGACGCCGACGCCGTCGTCGTACCCACCCGCGCCGTCCTCGACCGGATCAGCCTGCCGGTGCCCGACGACCGGATCTTCCTCGTCCCGACCGGGGTCGCACCCCGGCCGACCACCGCCGCCGCCGCCACGGCCTTCCGCGCCCGGCACGGCCTCGGACCGAACCACCGCGTCGTGCTCTTCGTCGGCCGGGTCAACCGGGAAAAGGGCGTCGACCTGCTCGTCTCCGCCTTCACCCGGATCGCGGCCGGCAACCCCGACGCCCGCCTCGTGCTCGTCGGCGCGGTCGTCGAACCCCGCTGGCTCACCGCCGTACTGCGCGCTCTCGGCAACGACATCGCAGCTCGGATCATCCTGACCGGGCAGCAGCCGCCCGAGGAGGTCGCGGCCGCCTACCGGGCCGCCGACGTCTTCGCGTTCCCGTCCCTGACCGACACCCAGGCCCTCGTGCTCCAGGAAGCCGCGCTCGCCGCGCTGCCCGCCGTACTCGTCGACCCCGGACTGCACCGGCACGGGCCGCTGGCCGGCGCCGCCGTGCGTACCGACCCCGACCCCGACAGCTTCGCCGCCGGCATCCGCGGCCTGCTCGACCACCCCGACACCGCGCGGCGGACCGGCCGGCAGGCCGCCGTCAACGCCGGCCGGCACACCCCCGCCCGGTACGCGGACGCCATGTGCGACGTGTACGCCCACGCCTCGACAAGAGCCGGTGCCGTACGGGCGGGTAGGTTGAGCGATCGTGGACGTACTCGTAGTTGA
- the deoC gene encoding deoxyribose-phosphate aldolase, translated as MTATTVSELSHVTGSEAALRAFLHGLPGVDQVGAEQRAAMLGTRSIKTTAKAWAIDLAIRMVDLTTLEGADTPGKVRALSAKALRPDPADPSCPAVAAVCVYPAMVPVAAEVLRGTGVHLASVATAFPSGQAPLEVKLADTRAAVAAGADEIDMVINRGAFLSGRYLEVFEEITAVKEACGAAHLKVILETGELATYDNVRRASWLAMLAGGDFIKTSTGKVPVAATLPVTLVMLEAVRDFRARTGRQVGVKPAGGIRTTKDAVKYLVLVNETAGEDWLDPDWFRFGASTLLNDLLMQRTKLTTGAYSGPDYFTLD; from the coding sequence ATGACGGCGACAACGGTGTCCGAGCTGTCCCATGTGACAGGGTCAGAGGCGGCTCTTCGTGCCTTTCTGCACGGGTTGCCCGGGGTTGACCAGGTGGGCGCGGAGCAACGGGCCGCGATGCTCGGCACCCGGTCGATCAAGACGACGGCGAAGGCCTGGGCGATCGACCTGGCGATCCGGATGGTCGACCTGACGACCCTGGAGGGCGCCGACACCCCGGGCAAGGTCCGCGCGCTGTCGGCGAAGGCGCTGCGTCCCGACCCGGCCGATCCGTCGTGTCCGGCGGTGGCGGCGGTCTGCGTCTATCCGGCGATGGTGCCGGTGGCGGCCGAGGTGCTGCGCGGAACTGGGGTGCATCTGGCGAGCGTGGCGACCGCGTTCCCGTCCGGGCAGGCGCCGCTCGAGGTCAAGCTCGCCGACACCCGGGCGGCGGTGGCGGCCGGCGCCGACGAGATCGACATGGTGATCAACCGGGGTGCCTTCCTGTCCGGCCGCTACCTGGAGGTCTTCGAGGAGATCACCGCCGTGAAGGAGGCGTGCGGTGCCGCGCACCTGAAGGTGATCCTGGAGACCGGCGAGCTGGCCACGTACGACAACGTGCGCCGCGCCTCGTGGCTGGCGATGTTGGCCGGCGGCGACTTCATCAAGACCTCCACCGGCAAGGTTCCGGTGGCGGCGACGCTGCCGGTGACGCTGGTGATGCTGGAGGCGGTCCGCGACTTCCGGGCCCGCACCGGCCGGCAGGTCGGGGTCAAGCCGGCCGGCGGCATCCGCACCACCAAGGACGCGGTCAAGTACCTGGTGCTGGTCAACGAGACCGCCGGGGAAGACTGGCTCGACCCGGACTGGTTCCGGTTCGGCGCGTCGACGCTGCTCAACGATCTGCTGATGCAGCGGACCAAGCTGACCACCGGCGCATACTCCGGCCCCGACTACTTCACGCTGGACTGA
- the upp gene encoding uracil phosphoribosyltransferase: protein MDVLVVDHVLAGSRLTAMRDARTDSAAFRAALHELTTMLVYEAARTFPAERYPVETPVGPTQGTRLANPPLLVPVLRAGLGMADAALALLPESSMGFVGLARDEHTFEPRAYMESLPADLTGIPVLVLDPMLATGGSLEHCCRLLTERGCTDMTVLCVLAAPEGIDRLRRSGLPLRVVTASIDEGLNDKKFIVPGLGDAGDRQFGGMPRF from the coding sequence GTGGACGTACTCGTAGTTGATCATGTCTTGGCCGGCTCGCGACTCACCGCGATGCGCGACGCCCGCACCGACTCGGCGGCATTCCGCGCCGCACTGCACGAACTCACCACCATGCTCGTGTACGAGGCGGCCCGCACCTTCCCCGCCGAGCGGTATCCCGTCGAAACCCCGGTCGGACCCACCCAGGGCACCCGGCTCGCCAACCCGCCACTGCTGGTGCCGGTCCTACGCGCCGGCCTCGGCATGGCCGACGCGGCCCTCGCCCTCCTCCCCGAATCGTCGATGGGCTTCGTCGGCCTCGCCCGCGACGAACACACCTTCGAACCCCGCGCCTACATGGAGTCGCTGCCCGCCGACCTCACCGGCATCCCGGTCCTCGTCCTCGACCCGATGCTCGCCACCGGCGGATCACTCGAACACTGCTGCCGGCTGCTCACCGAACGCGGCTGCACCGACATGACCGTGCTCTGCGTACTCGCCGCCCCCGAAGGCATCGACCGGCTGCGCCGCTCCGGCCTGCCCCTGCGCGTCGTCACCGCCTCCATCGACGAAGGACTCAACGACAAGAAGTTCATCGTCCCCGGCCTCGGCGACGCCGGCGACCGTCAGTTCGGCGGCATGCCCCGGTTTTAG
- a CDS encoding aldehyde dehydrogenase family protein — protein sequence MGVFEYAPAPESRAVVDLRPSYGLFIGGEFVEPADGGNFKSVNPASEEVLAEVAEAGATDVDRAVRAARTAYDKVWGPMPGRDRAKYLYRIARIIQERGRELAVLESLDNGKPIRESRDVDIPLVAAHFFYYAGWADKLSYAGYGPDPRPLGVAGQVIPWNFPLLMLAWKIAPALAAGNTVVLKPAETTPLSALLFAEICQQADLPPGVVNIVTGAGETGRALVEHDGVDKVAFTGSTQVGKQIARSVAGTRKKVTLELGGKAANIVFDDAPVDQAVEGIVNGIFFNQGHVCCAGSRLLVQESAYDEVLESLKRRMARLRVGDPLDKNTDIGAINSAEQLDRIRTLSDIGAEEGAQRWSPPCELPDRGFWFAPTIFTGVTQAHRIAREEIFGPVLSVLTFRTPAEAVEKANNTPYGLSAGIWTEKGSRILWMADRLRAGVVWANTFNKFDPTSPFGGYKESGYGREGGRHGLEAYLDV from the coding sequence ATGGGTGTCTTCGAATACGCCCCGGCGCCGGAATCGCGCGCCGTGGTCGACCTCAGGCCGTCGTACGGGCTGTTCATCGGCGGCGAGTTCGTCGAGCCGGCCGACGGCGGCAACTTCAAGTCGGTGAACCCGGCGTCGGAGGAGGTGCTCGCCGAGGTCGCCGAGGCAGGCGCGACCGACGTCGACCGCGCCGTCCGCGCCGCCCGCACCGCGTACGACAAAGTGTGGGGCCCGATGCCCGGCCGGGACCGGGCCAAGTACCTCTACCGGATCGCCCGGATCATCCAGGAGCGTGGCCGGGAGCTTGCGGTGCTGGAGTCGCTCGACAACGGCAAGCCGATCCGCGAGTCGCGCGACGTCGACATCCCGCTGGTGGCGGCGCACTTCTTCTACTACGCGGGCTGGGCCGACAAGCTGTCGTACGCCGGGTACGGGCCGGACCCGCGCCCGCTGGGCGTGGCCGGCCAGGTGATCCCGTGGAACTTCCCGCTGCTGATGCTGGCCTGGAAGATCGCGCCGGCGTTGGCGGCGGGCAACACGGTGGTGCTCAAGCCGGCCGAGACGACGCCGCTGTCCGCGTTGCTGTTCGCCGAGATCTGCCAGCAGGCGGACCTGCCGCCGGGCGTGGTCAACATCGTGACCGGGGCCGGCGAGACCGGCCGGGCGCTGGTCGAGCACGACGGCGTCGACAAGGTGGCGTTCACCGGGTCGACGCAGGTCGGCAAGCAGATCGCCCGTTCGGTGGCCGGCACCCGCAAGAAGGTCACCCTGGAGCTGGGCGGCAAGGCCGCCAACATCGTCTTCGACGACGCGCCGGTCGACCAGGCGGTCGAGGGCATCGTCAACGGCATCTTCTTCAACCAGGGACACGTCTGCTGCGCGGGTTCGCGGCTGCTGGTGCAGGAGTCGGCGTACGACGAGGTGCTGGAGTCGCTGAAGCGGCGGATGGCCCGGCTGCGGGTCGGTGACCCGCTGGACAAGAACACCGACATCGGCGCGATCAACTCGGCGGAGCAGCTGGACCGGATCCGTACGCTGTCCGACATCGGCGCCGAGGAGGGCGCGCAGCGCTGGTCGCCGCCGTGCGAGCTGCCCGACCGCGGGTTCTGGTTCGCCCCGACGATCTTCACCGGGGTCACCCAGGCGCACCGGATCGCCCGCGAGGAGATCTTCGGCCCGGTGCTGTCGGTGCTGACGTTCCGCACCCCGGCCGAGGCGGTCGAGAAGGCCAACAACACGCCGTACGGGCTGTCGGCCGGGATCTGGACCGAGAAGGGGTCCCGGATCCTGTGGATGGCCGACCGGCTGCGCGCCGGGGTGGTGTGGGCCAACACGTTCAACAAGTTCGACCCGACCTCGCCGTTCGGCGGCTACAAGGAGTCGGGCTACGGCCGCGAGGGTGGCCGGCACGGGCTGGAGGCGTACCTCGATGTCTGA
- a CDS encoding cytochrome d ubiquinol oxidase subunit II — METLWYALLGLFFATYLVLGGYDYGTGLLLARTRSGDDRRAMLNAVGPFFLGNEVWLVAAIGILLGAFPFLEGELLSGLYPAVALALAGVVVVTVAVQLRSRLASPRIRTAWDRAVIAGSVIAALGWGAVLAGLLQGVPLQLERHAIGVGHVFTPFVAAGALALLALVAVHGAAFLALRLPAGQADHFARLGRRLAPAVIGVVGLAAAVGALSGRVRETVQQPGVAVLMLVVLVTVLAVAGTAITRRPGLAFAATSVAVALPVLLVGAATWPYALVSSADPAAGITVADAAASGPTLRLLTWAALPLLPALLGFQLMSWWVFRGRTDGRAPVYW; from the coding sequence ATGGAAACCCTCTGGTACGCCCTGCTCGGCCTCTTCTTCGCCACCTACCTGGTCCTCGGCGGCTACGACTACGGCACCGGGCTGCTGCTCGCCCGTACCCGGTCCGGCGACGACCGGCGGGCCATGCTCAACGCCGTCGGCCCGTTCTTCCTCGGCAACGAGGTCTGGCTGGTCGCGGCGATCGGCATCCTCCTCGGCGCGTTCCCCTTCCTCGAGGGCGAACTGCTGTCCGGGCTCTACCCCGCCGTCGCGCTCGCGCTGGCCGGCGTCGTCGTGGTGACCGTCGCCGTACAACTGCGCAGCCGATTGGCCAGCCCGCGGATCCGCACCGCCTGGGACCGGGCCGTCATCGCCGGTTCCGTGATCGCCGCACTCGGTTGGGGCGCCGTACTGGCCGGGCTGCTCCAAGGCGTTCCGCTCCAGCTCGAACGGCACGCCATCGGGGTCGGGCACGTCTTCACCCCGTTCGTCGCCGCCGGGGCGCTCGCCCTGCTCGCCCTGGTCGCCGTGCACGGGGCCGCCTTCCTCGCGCTGCGCCTGCCGGCCGGGCAGGCCGACCACTTCGCCCGGCTCGGCCGCCGGCTCGCGCCGGCCGTGATCGGCGTCGTCGGCCTCGCCGCCGCCGTCGGCGCCCTGTCCGGCCGGGTACGCGAGACCGTCCAGCAGCCGGGTGTGGCCGTACTCATGCTCGTGGTCCTGGTCACCGTGCTGGCCGTCGCCGGCACGGCGATCACCCGGCGTCCCGGGCTGGCGTTCGCCGCCACCTCGGTCGCGGTCGCCCTGCCGGTACTGCTCGTCGGGGCCGCCACCTGGCCGTACGCGCTGGTGTCCAGCGCCGATCCGGCCGCCGGCATCACCGTCGCCGACGCCGCCGCCAGCGGGCCGACCCTGCGACTGTTGACCTGGGCGGCGCTACCGCTCCTGCCGGCCCTATTAGGCTTTCAACTGATGAGCTGGTGGGTCTTCCGCGGACGCACCGACGGCCGGGCACCGGTTTACTGGTGA